In Propionicimonas paludicola, a single window of DNA contains:
- a CDS encoding IPT/TIG domain-containing protein, with protein sequence MTPHRLHRILSLTVALALATGITLASVTPAHAAAPSNDNFADAVTLNPAVTGSTDVYGTTVDATTQAGEPSHDPDGATPTPGSIWYSYTSAFDGNLTLSVTADADYDSVIAVYVGYAVGSLTRLAANDDRSSTSTAASIVSLPIHAGWDYKIAIAGKAGVRSFTKLTYRFSQHPTNDPVSSPETLGVNWSQTRWNVNATAEAGEIPAIAGQAASKSVWWRYQPVHNGTLSLTTSGSGFDTVLAVFRQEALPFSFGSLTRLASNDDANPSTSTSAISGLELKANKTYWICVDGYQGATGEITLTDAWVPSSRPDNDDFADATALNAASDLVGDNATATLEPDEPQHLTGGNASKSLWYRFVPPTNGAVTVDLRGTAFDSVLSLYRGTTLSGLVKIAENHGTQTPPIVWSRLSRVSVQGGVHYYLAVSGADGSSGSVTGTFRFSTQPSAVSLTPDHGPAAGGNWIEVHGSDLDGSNTRVYFGDTQAQVEVPNEETQSTLVRAKVPAGLPVGPITVTVATNGGNAGTTLSYIVGVPELTALSARYVRVGGGQRVQVVGADFLGVPSVSVGGMPATGVAVSSPTSLSFVTPKHSAGDAEVRISTSVGQSSASTAGWLTYLDPPKVSKLSRKKGPRKGGYHVVVTGKGLGVVSKVLVGPKKAKFVLSAGRIDVIVPKITKKATVYIRVVTPVGTSPKAKAARFQYR encoded by the coding sequence ATGACACCTCACCGGCTTCACCGGATCCTCAGCCTTACCGTCGCACTGGCCCTGGCCACGGGCATCACTCTTGCCTCGGTCACGCCGGCACACGCGGCCGCACCCTCCAACGACAACTTCGCCGACGCCGTCACCCTCAACCCGGCGGTCACAGGGTCCACCGATGTCTACGGCACGACTGTGGATGCGACCACACAGGCCGGCGAGCCGTCACACGACCCGGATGGGGCCACGCCGACCCCCGGCAGCATCTGGTACAGCTACACCTCGGCGTTTGACGGAAACCTCACCCTCTCCGTCACTGCGGACGCCGACTACGACTCGGTAATCGCGGTCTATGTCGGCTACGCCGTCGGGTCGCTCACCCGCCTTGCCGCGAATGACGACCGATCCTCGACCAGCACGGCAGCGTCGATCGTCTCCCTGCCCATCCATGCAGGCTGGGACTACAAGATCGCGATCGCCGGCAAGGCGGGAGTGCGCTCGTTCACCAAACTCACCTACAGGTTCTCCCAGCACCCGACCAATGACCCGGTGTCGAGCCCGGAGACTCTGGGAGTGAACTGGTCGCAGACGCGCTGGAACGTCAATGCCACTGCCGAGGCCGGGGAGATACCTGCGATCGCCGGCCAGGCTGCCTCGAAGTCGGTCTGGTGGCGCTACCAGCCCGTGCACAACGGCACCCTGTCGCTGACCACCAGTGGCAGCGGTTTCGACACCGTGCTCGCGGTCTTCCGTCAAGAGGCACTCCCGTTCAGTTTCGGCAGCCTCACTCGACTCGCGTCGAACGACGACGCCAACCCCAGCACGTCCACCAGCGCCATCTCCGGGTTGGAGTTGAAGGCGAACAAGACCTACTGGATCTGCGTGGACGGCTACCAGGGCGCAACCGGCGAGATCACCCTGACCGACGCGTGGGTCCCCTCATCCAGGCCCGACAATGATGACTTCGCTGACGCGACTGCGCTTAACGCTGCGTCCGACCTTGTCGGCGACAATGCGACGGCCACCCTCGAGCCGGATGAGCCGCAGCATCTGACCGGCGGCAACGCCAGCAAGAGCCTGTGGTACCGGTTCGTCCCTCCGACGAACGGCGCCGTCACTGTCGATCTGCGCGGGACCGCCTTCGATTCGGTCCTCAGCCTCTATCGCGGGACGACCCTGTCCGGCCTTGTGAAGATCGCAGAGAACCACGGCACGCAGACGCCGCCGATCGTCTGGAGTCGCCTCAGTCGGGTCAGCGTCCAGGGCGGCGTGCACTACTACCTCGCAGTGTCCGGCGCGGACGGATCCTCCGGAAGCGTGACCGGCACCTTCCGATTCAGTACTCAGCCCTCGGCGGTGTCGCTGACGCCGGACCATGGACCGGCGGCGGGAGGTAACTGGATCGAGGTGCACGGCAGCGATCTGGACGGCAGCAACACTCGGGTGTACTTCGGAGACACCCAAGCTCAGGTCGAGGTGCCGAATGAAGAGACTCAATCGACTCTGGTGCGAGCCAAGGTGCCCGCCGGGCTGCCGGTGGGCCCGATCACCGTCACGGTGGCCACCAACGGCGGAAATGCCGGGACAACCCTCAGCTACATCGTCGGGGTGCCCGAACTCACGGCGCTATCGGCCCGATACGTCCGCGTTGGCGGCGGGCAGCGGGTCCAGGTTGTGGGCGCGGACTTCCTCGGCGTTCCCAGCGTGAGTGTCGGTGGCATGCCCGCGACCGGTGTCGCGGTGTCCTCCCCGACGTCGCTGAGCTTCGTCACCCCGAAGCACTCCGCTGGCGATGCCGAGGTCAGGATCAGCACATCGGTCGGCCAGAGCAGCGCGTCGACGGCCGGGTGGCTGACCTACCTTGACCCCCCGAAGGTGTCCAAGCTCTCTCGGAAGAAGGGGCCACGCAAGGGTGGATACCACGTGGTCGTCACCGGCAAGGGCCTCGGCGTCGTCTCCAAGGTTCTGGTGGGGCCGAAGAAGGCGAAGTTCGTGCTCAGTGCCGGCCGAATCGACGTCATCGTTCCGAAGATCACGAAGAAAGCCACCGTGTACATCCGCGTTGTGACGCCGGTTGGCACCAGCCCCAAGGCGAAGGCGGCCAGGTTCCAGTACCGCTGA